DNA from Planctomycetota bacterium:
ACGTCATCGATTCGTCGGCGGCGATGGTGCCGACGCTGCGCTTCGTGAAGCAGGAACTCGCGCGGTCGCTCGCGCGCCTGGACGCGCGCCAGTCGTTCCAGATCATCGCGTTCCGGCGACCGCCCGGCGCCGACACCGACGATGTCGCCCGGCTGACGGGCGAGGACGGCTTTCTCGAGGCCTCCGCGTCGAGCCGCGATCGAGCGGCGGCGTGGGTGGAACGCGTGCAGCCGCTCGGCTCGTCCTACCCGCTGGCGGGCCTGCGGGCCGCGTTGGAACTGCGGCCCGACCTGGTGTTCCTGCTGACCACGAGCATCCCGCGATCGGAAAACTCGCAGTGGGGCGACGGCGTGGAGGCGACGCTGGAGGCGCTGGACCGTCTGAACCCGATCGATCCGCGCACGGGCGAGCGTGCCGCGGTCATCAAGACCGTGCAGATCTTGAACGAGGACGCGACCGGCCTGCTGCGGGCCATCGCCGAGGCGCACGGCGACGGCGAGGGGTCTCACCGGGTGGTGCCGGGCGCACGGCGCGAAGAAGCGCCCTGAGATACCGCACGCGTCCCGAACCCCCTGTGCGCAAGCCGGAAATCTGCGCACAAACCGGCGGGTCTGCTTGACCGGTGCGCAGGACGTCTCAGACTGCAGTCTCTCGGACGCTCCGACGGGAAGGACGGGTCCGAGAATCCAGAGGAGAATGATCCCATGCGTATCGCGCGCGCGGTGACGGCGGCGGCGGTGAGTGTGCTCGGCGGGGCGGCGGGGTCGGCGCTCGCGCAGCCCCTGCTCAACGGGCAGTTGGTGGCCTCGGGCCTTGCGACCCCCATCTACGTGACGGCGCCGGCGGGCGACACGTCGCGGATCTTCGTGATCGAGCAGCGCTCGGGCAGCACCGGGCGCATCCGGATCATCAACATCCCCGCGAACACGCTCAACGGCACGCCCTACCTCTCGATCTCGCCGGTCAGCACGGGGAGCGAGCAGGGCCTGCTCGGGCTGGCCTTCCATCCGAACTTCATGCAGAACGGGTACTTCTATGTGAACTACACCGAGCCGCCGGTCAGCGGCGTGAGCGCGGGCTCCACCGTGATCGCGCGGTACCGCGCGACCGGGGGCAACCCGATGTCCGCGACGGCCGACGCGGCGAGCGCCAGCCTGGTGCTCCGCATCCCGCAGCCGGACGCCAACCACAACGGCGGGTGGATCGGCTTCGGGCCCGACGGATACCTCTACATCGCGACCGGCGACGGCGGGTGCTTCAACGACGTCACGTGCACCGCGCCGAACCCGCCGAGCGCCTTCCCGCACTCGGCGGGCGGGAACGCGCAGGACATCACCGACAACCTGCTCGGCAAGATGCTGCGCATCGACGTGGACGGGGCGGACAACATCCCTGGCAACGCCGACGACGACGGCTTCCCCGCCGACACGGCCAGGAACTACGCGGTGCCGTCCGACAACCCCTTCGTGGGCGTCACCGGCGACGACGAGATCTTCGCGTTCGGGCTGCGCAACCCGTGGCGGAACGCGTTCGATCGCGGGACGGGCGACTTCTGGATCGCCGACGTGGGGCAAGACCAGCGCGAGGAGATCAACGCGGTGCCGGCGGGCACGCTCGCGGGGCGTAACTTCGGCTGGCGCTGCATGGAGGGCACGCGGTGCACGGGGCTCTCGGGGTGCACGTGCAACGCGCCGGCGCTGACGCTGCCGGTGGCGGAGTACCGGCACTCGGGCTCGGCGGGACCGATCACGATGACCGGGTGCTCGATCACCGGGGGCTACGTCTACCGGGGGTCGGCGATCCCCTGCTTCCGCGGGCATTACATCTTCGCGGACTTCTGCACGCCGCAGATCTGGTCGTTCCGCCTGGGCGCGGGCAACGTGCTCGAGAACGTCGTGAACCGCACCGTCGAACTGGAGCCCGCGGGCACGCCGTCGATCGCGAACATCTCGTCGTTCGGCGAGGACGCCAGCGGCGAACTCTACATCTGCGACCGCGCGGGCGAGGTCTTCAAGATCGTCTCGGCGGGCAACTGCCCCTCGTGCGAGCCGGACATCAACAACGACGGGAACGTGGACCAGGACGACGTGGCCTGCCTGACGCAGGCGGTCGCGGGCGACTCGGGCTGCCTGGGCGCGGGGATCGATCCGGACTTCAACCAGGACGGCAACGTCGACCAGGACGACATCGCGGCGCTCGAGCAGGTGGTCGCTGGCGCGCCCTGCCCCTGACCGACCGCCGACGCGGGCGGGCAGAGAGTTGACCGCGCCCGTGCGCCACCGCGCGCGGGCGCGTTTTTCCGATCCGGAGCATTACTCATGCGAACCCCGGCTGTTGTGTCATTGCTCGTGGCGAGCGCGGGTGCGCTCGCCCAGTCCACGTCGCCGGCCGTGTTCGTCGCGAACAACGGCAACCTGCGCGGGAGCGTCACGTCGCTGCGGATCAACGCGGACGGCACGCTCGCGATGGTCCAGGACCTGGTGACGGCCGAGGTGCCCAGCGGGCAGAGCAACCCGGGGACGAACGCGTACGCGATCTCGATCAGCCCCGACGGGCGCTTCCTGGCGGTGTCGCACGCGACCGCCGCGACGATCACCGAGCGCATCACGCTGATCCGCGTGAACCCGGACGCGACGCTCACGCTCACGGCGAACGCGACGACGCCCGACTCGCCGCTGGACGTGGAGTGGCTGACCGATCGGTACCTGGTCGCGACGCGGACGCGGTCGAGCGGCGCGAACGAGGTGATCCTGTACCGGTTCGACGAGACGGCGGTGACGCTGACAGAGGTCGACCGCGCGGGCGCGGGCTCGTTCGCCAGCCGCCTGGCGATCGCGGACGGGGGCTCGCTGGTCATCGTGAACGACTCGCCCCTGAGCGGGGGCGCGGTGCTGCGCGTCTTCCGGGTGGACTTCGAGGGCGAGACCATCGACGAGGTCGGCAGCGCCCCCACCGGAACGACGTACGCGCTGGGCATGGGCCTGACGCCCGACGGGACCATGCTGTATGTCGGGGGCGGGGCGTCGACGCCCTACCGCGTGGGCGGGCTGTCGCTCGACATCTCGTCCGGCTCGCTGGCGGCGTTGCCCGGGTCGCCCTACACGTCGATCGGCACGTCGCCCAAGGAGTGCGTGGTGTCGCCCGACGGGCGGTTCGTGTACGTGGGGCACGGGACGGATTCGAGCATCCGCCTGCAACTGCGCGGGAACGACGGCGCGCTGAGCGAGTCCGGGCCGGTGTACGACGTGGGGATCCAGGGCTCGCTGGGCGACATGGCGACGCTGCGCCTCCCCGGGCCGACGCCGCTGGACCTGCTGCTCTTCACCGACAAAGAGACCTTCGACAACACGCCCCGGGGGATCTTCAGCGCCGAGATCACGCCCAACGGGCAGATCAACCTGCGCACCACGCGCCTCGACACGGGCGCGATCTCGCCCAACGACCTCGCCGTATGGGCCGGGACGGGCGCCCCGCCCTGCGAGCCCGACTTCAACCAGGACGGCAGCGTCGACCAGTTCGACATCGCGTGCCTCGCGCTGGTGGTCGCGGGCGATCCATCGTGCGCGGCGAGCGACCCGGACTTCAACCGCGACGGGAACGTCGATCAGAACGACGTGCTCGCGCTCGAGCAGGTCGTCGCCGGCCAGCCCTGCCCGTAAGAAGTGGGACACGACCTCCACAAGCCGCCGCGCGGGCCGCATCGGTCTCGCGAGCGCTGCGGAGCGCGTGTCTAGCGGCCGACGGGCGCGAGCGTCTGACCCGGCCTTGAGACCGGCGAAGCGCCGGCGAGTCCGAGCGCGTCGACGACAACCCGGTGCAGCGCGGCGTTGTCAACAACCGCGGGGATGGCGTCGCTGCCGGGGCCGGTGGCGACAAGTTCCACGAGGTCGCCGGTGTGGTGCGGGCTCATGAACGACACGGCGCAGTGGTCGGCCAGGATGGCGCCCAGCACGAACGTCCACGAGTTGCCCTCGCGGAACGGGTTCACGCGCTCGCCCCGCGCCACGGCGCCGAGCAGGCGGGCCTCGTCGGCGTCGAGCGCGACGCCCGTCGCCTGCTCGACGATCTCCGGCAGTTTCGCGACACGCTCGCCCTTGTCCTTGATCGCGTCGACCTGCGACTCGATCCAGTCGAACGAGCGTCCGCCGGGCTCGCGCACCTTGAAGAGCGAGCGGAAGCCCTTCTCGACGTGCGGGCCGTAGGTCGTGAGACCCGGGTTGGCGTTGCCGTGGTCGGTGGTGATGATGACGAGGGTGTCGTCGCGATCGCGGACGAACTCGAGCACGGCGCCGATGGCGTCGTCGAACTCGACCTGCTCGTGCAGGAGCGCGCGGGCGTCGGAGGAATGTGCGGCGTGGTCGACGCGCCCGCCCTCGACCTGCAGCACGAAGCCGTTGGGATCGCGCGAGAGGATGGCGAGCGCCTTCGACGTCATGTCGGCGAGGCCGGGCACCGTGGGCTCGCGGTCGCAGACGAACGGGACATGCCCCTTGGCAAAGAGCCCCAGGACGCGGGTGGACGCCGCCGCCGGGTCGAGGCGGGCGAGCTCGTCGCGCGTGCGGACGAGCAGCGGCGTCGGGCCGATGGCGAGCGTGGCGTCGGGGAAGTAGTTCCCGCCGCCCCCCATCACGACGTCGACGGAGCGCTCCATGATCTGACGGGCGATCTCGCCCTCCATGTCGCGCGAGGGGACGTTCGCGATGAAGCCCGCGGGCGTGGCGTGCGTGACGCGGGTGGTCGTGACGATCCCGGTGCGCTTGGCGTTCTGGGCCGCGTGCACGAGCAGCGGCGTGGGCTGCACGCCGTCGGGCGTGATGTTCACCGACCCGTTGTTGACCTTCGTGCCGATGCCCCATGCCGAGGCGGCGGCGGCCGAGTCGGTCACCAGGCTGTCGGCGGCGTGGGTCATCTGGAACGAACGCCGCCAGCCGGGCGCCCCGAGCAGCGACACCCAGTGCGACGTTCGCCCGCGCGTGAGCTTGGCGTGCCAGTCGGCGAGCGTGAGCGTGCCGGCGCTCATGCCGTCGGAGACCATGAAGATGACGTTCGTCGCGCGCCGCGGGAACGAAGGGGACCGCGAGGTGCGGACCGCCGCCCGCGCGGGCACGGCGAGCCCGGCGGCGGAGACGGCCAACGCGCCCAGCAGCGTCCGCCGAGTCACGCCCGTGGAGACATCAAGCCCGTCGCGCGAGTGTCCGGAAGAAGCAGGAGTGCGCATAGGCGCAGCCTAGGTCGAGGCACGGGCCGACCGGCGGCGGGCGGCGAGGCGACGGGCGACCTTGGCGCGAACTTCACGATGGCGCGGGCTACGGCGCGTCTTCGTCGAAGGGCGGCTCGTCGCGGTCGGGGCCACCGCCGTCGCGGTGCCCGTCGATCGGGCCGCTCTTCGCCCGCCCGCCAAACCCGCCGCCGGGCGCGCCGGGGGCGAAGGGCGGCGCGTCCTTGACCTCGGCGTGGGTCCACGGCTTGGCGCCCGAGGCGGGCGCGCCGCCGAAACCCGACCCGCCGAAGCCCGACGCGGCGTGCGACGGGCGGTCGTAGCCGTTGCTGCGCGGGGCGTGCCCGAGCGGGCCGATGTCGGCGGGCGCGCGGGCGCCGGGGTCGTAGGACTTGAAGCGCGTGGTGCGGTTGTCCCAGGCGAGCTTGATGACGCCCGTCGGGCCGTTGCGCTGCTTGGCGATGATGATCTCGGCGATGCCGACCTTGTCGGGGTTCTCGGTTCCCCACTCGGGGTTGTGCACGTGGTAGTACTCCTCGCGGTGCAGGAGCATGATGACGTCGGCGTCCTGCTCGATCGAGCCCGACTCGCGCAGGTCGCTCATGCGGGGGCGGTTGCCCTCGCGGCTCTCGCTCGCGCGGTTGAGCTGGCTCAGGCAGATCACCGGCACGTTGAGCTCGCGCGCCAGCGCCTTGACGCCCCGCGAAATGGCCGAAACCTCGACCTGGCGGCTCTCGCGGGCGGCGTTGGGCGAACTCATGAGCTGCAGGTAGTCGATCATCAGCACCTTCACCGAGTGCTGCGCCACCATGCGACGCGCCCGCGCCCGAAGGTTCAGCACCGTCAGGTTGGGGGTGTCGTCGATGTACACCGGGGCCGCCTTGAGGTCTTCGGCCGCCATCATGAGGCGACGGAAGTCGTCGTCGGGGATCTTGTGCCCGCCCCGCAGCGCCTGGCTGCTGACGCCCGAGCGGGCGCTCAGCAACCGCTGCACGATCGCGTTCTTGCTCATCTCCAGCGAGAAGAGCCCCACGGGCGAGCGCCGCCCCGCGGGCGCCCCAGGCACCGGCACGCCCCCGATCGCCATCTGCTCGGCGAGGTTCAGCGCCAGCGCGGTCTTTCCCATGCTGGGACGGGCGGCGAGGATCACCATTTCCCCCGGCTGGAACCCGCGGAGCAGCTCGTCGAGGTCGTCGTACCCGCTGGGCACGCCCGACAGGCTGCCCCCCTCGAAGTCCGCGGCTTCGATCCGCGCGAGCTCGATGTCCAGCAGTTCCGCCAGCGCCTGCGGGTCGGCGGCGTGGGTCTCCTGGGCGATCTCGAAGACCCGCATCTCCGCCGCGTCGAGCACCTCGCGCGCCCCCTCGGGCCCCAGTTCGCCCGCGTGGTACGCCTCGTAGATGATCTGCCCGGCCGCGTCGATGAGGCGCCGGAGCTTGGCCTTCTCGGCCACGATGCGCGCAAAGTGCGGCGCGTTCACCGCGCTCGGCACGGCGGCGGCCAGCTCCGCGAGGTAGTTCGGCCCGCCGATCTGCTCGAGCACGCCCCGGTCGCGCAACAGGTCGAGGATCTGCACGAGGTCCCCGCTGTGGCGCTGGTCGTAGACATCCACCACCGCCTGGTAGATGTGCCCGTGCGAGGCGGTGAAGAAGTCCTCGGGCCGACGCACCATCCCCAGCACGTCGGGGATGACGTTGGGATCAAGGATCATCGAGCCCAGCAGGCTCATCTCGGCCTCGGGGCTCGCCGGGGGCTGGCGCTCGAAGAGCTCCTTCGCGGACAACGGGGGGGAAGAGAAACGCCGGTCGCGGTCGGGTCGTCCTGACATCGGGGCATCGTTCCCGCGCCGAACGACGTGACGCGGGAGGTCCAACCGCGCGCTTGCGACCGGTTGTCCAGAGACTATGCACATCGCTCCTCGAGCCCGAGCGGGGGCCGCGTGGCGAGCACAGCGTCTACCCTCTGCACCATGTCGACAGTCTCCTGCCCGATGGTCCGGCGGATCGCGGTGCTCACCGGCGGGGGCGATTGCCCCGGCCTGAACGCCGTCATCCGCGCGGTGGTGCTCGACGCGCTCGCCTGCGGCCTGACGGTCGTCGGGGTCGAAGACGGCTACCTCGGCCTCATCGAGAACCGCATGCGCGAGCTCACCGAGACCGACATGCTCGGCATCCTCGCACGCGGCGGCACGATCCTGGGCTCGAACAACAAGTCGAACCCCTCGCGCTACCCGGTGGGGCAGAACCCCCCGCCCCCCACGGGCGACGGCAAGACGATCTACGCCGACGTCACCAGGCAGTGCCTCGCGAACCTGCGCGAGCGGGGCGTCGAGGCGATGGTCATCATCGGGGGCGACGGCACCATGACCTCCGCCGCGACCTTCGCGTCGATGGGCCTGCCGGTGGTGGGCGTGCCCAAGACGATCGACAACGACATCGAGGGCACGGAGATCACGTTCGGCTTCCAGACGGCGGTCGCGACGGCGACCGAGGCGATGGATCGATGCCGCACCACCGCCGACAGCCACCACCGGGCGATGATCGTCGAGGTGATGGGGCGCAACGCGGGGTGGATCGCGCTGCACTCGGGCGTGGCGGCGGGTGCAGACGTGATCCTGCTGCCCGAGATCCCGTTCAAGATGGAGCCGATCTACACGAAGATCATGCACCGGAGCAAGCGCGGGCGCAAGAGCACGCTGGTGTGCGTGAGCGAAGGGGCCGCGCCGCTGGGGGGCGCAAAGGTCATCGCCCGGGTCGATCCCCTGAGCCCGGACCCCATCCGGCTGGGCGGTGTGGGGAAGTGGCTGGCCGAGCAGATCGAAGAGGCCACGGGCGTCGAGAGCCGCTTCGCGGTGCTGGGGCACACGCAGCGGGGCGGGACGCCGGTGGCGGCGGACCGGGTGCTGTCGACGCTGCTGGGCAGCCACGCGATGCAGTTGCTCCGCGAGGGCAAGACCGGGCGGATGGTCGCGGTGCAGAACGGGCGGCTGACGGACATCGACCTGCGTGAGCCCGCGGGACGCCAGCGCCTGGTGACGCAGGACGAGCCGCTGATCGCGGCGGCGCGGGCGGTGCACACGACGTTCGGAGACCTGTAGATGGGGCGGCTCTACGACGTGCCGGGCCTGCCGCGTGAACTGATCGAGGCGTTCTGCGCATCGCCCGAGCTGCCGGACCCGCTCCCCGCCGACCCGTTCGGGCTGCTGCGCGAGTGGTTCGACGACGAGCGCCGCGCGAAGCGGACGCCAAACCCGGACGCGATGAGCCTGGCGACGGTGACCGCCGCGGGCGAGGTGAGCAACCGGATCGTGCTGTGCCGCGGCATGGACGTCGCGGGCGGGTTCGTGACGTTCTTCACCAATCGGCAGGGGGCCAAGGGTCGAGCGCTCGCGGAGACGGGCAAGGCGGCGGCGTGCTTTCACTGGGACGCGAGCGACCGCCAGGCGCGCCTGGAAGGGCTCGTGACGCTGAGCCCGGACGACGAGAGCGACGCGTACTTCGCGTCGCGCCGGTGGGAAAGCCGCCTGAGCGCCTGGACGAGCAACCAGAGCGAGCCCACGCCCGGGCGCGGGGCGTTGCTCGCTCGGATGGCCGGGGTGATCGCGTCGCTGGGGCTGACGCCCGAGAACCTGATGGCGCTGCGCGAGCGCGCGCCGATCCCCCGTCCGGCGCACTGGGGGGGCTACCGGCTGCACGCGACGCGCGTGGAGCTGTGGCTGGGCGGCACGGGGCGCCTGCACGACCGGGCGTCGTGGACGCGCGACGTTGAAATCGTCGCGGACCGCGTGATCCGCGCGGGCGGCTGGCGATCGACGCGGTTGCAGCCCTGACCCCCTGTTCACGGGGTTCAGGCGCGCGGCGATTCGGTCGATGACTGCCCGGCGCGTGTCGCGCGGGGAAGCACGCCGGCATGAAAGTCCGCAGTCAACTCACGGCGATCGAAGTGGCCCAGGTCCGCGAGACGCTCGACCGTCGCCTCATCGGGATCGGGGTCGCGAGCCAGCCCGAGGTGGTGCTGCGCCTGCTGGAGCTGTCGTCCAAGGTCGACGCGCAGGTGAGCGACTACGCGAAGGTCATCCGGACGGACCACGCGGTGTCGGGCCGCGTGCTCAAGCTGGCGAACTCGTCGTACTTCGCGCAGCGCTCGCCGGTGACGAGCCTGGAACGCGCCAGCGTGGTGCTGGGGCTGGAGCGGCTCAAGGCCGTGTCGCTGGGCTTCCAGTTGAGCCGCGCCGCGACGGCCGGCGCGTGCGGAGATCTCACGCGCCGGGTGTGGTCGCAGTCGGTGATGCGCGCGTGCGTGGCGGCGGAGCTGGCGCGCGTGCTGGCGCCCGGGTACGTCGCGGAGGCGTTCGTCATCGGGCTGATGGCCGACGCGGGCGTCCCGCTGATGCCCCGCCTGATCGGCAAGCCCTACGACCCGATCGCGGCCGAGGCGATGACGCCCGGGCGCCTGTTCCGGGTCGAGAGCGAGACGCTGGCGTTCACGCACGTGGACGTGGTGGGCGCGATGGCGCGGGCCTGGAAACTGCCCGAACTGCTGGCGCGCCCGCTGGAACTGCACCACACGCGCCCGCCCACGCCGATGCGCGACGACGTGCCCTCGCGCTTGCACGCGCTGGCCTTCGTGACCGGCACGCTGGAGATCGACCCCGCGACCGCGCGCGACCCGGGCGCGGTGGAGAGCGCCGCCGGGATCGCGTCGCACATCCTGGGCCTCCCGCGCGACACGGTCCGCGCGATCGTCGACCGCAGCGCCCGCGAGTACGGCGCGACCGTCGGGATGTTCTCGCAGGTCGCCAGCGCGCTGGGCGAGGGCGCCGACCTCATCGAGTGCATCCACGCGGGGCTGGTGAAGGCGGCGGACACGCTGGTCCTGGGCAGCCTCGAACGCGAGCACCGCGCGTCGGAGGTCGTCTCGATCGGCGGGCACTCGATCCAGGCGACCCGCGAGGCGGACGGCTCCTCCGTGCTCGTGCTCTTCGACGGCGCCGGATCGCAGCTCGTCGCCCACCGCTTCCCCCCGGGATTGGCGACGCCGCTGAGCGTGGTGGACGCGCTCGGCCTCGAACGCATCTCGCCCGACGAAGAACGCCGCCTGCACGAGTACCTGCGTGCGCGGGCGGCGTAAGAACCCGCGGGACTAGTCCGACACGAGGCTCCCGCGACGGTCCCGCAGGTGCGCTCGCCACTCGCGGACGAGACGCGCCAGCGACCACGTCGTGCACCCGCCGCCCCGCAGACGCCACGCGCCCAGTTCGTACATGCGGCTCCAGAGCCCGAAGAGGACCCCGTAGGCCCAGAGCGGCCCGCGCGCCGGATCGTACAGGTTCGTGCTCTCGCTGGAGGCGCCGTTCAGCTCCACCACGCCGAAACCCTCGCCCCGGCGCAGGGCCTCGTCGCTCTCGTAGCGCAGGTCGAACCGCCCGACATCGAGCCCGCCCGCGAACGACCGCGCGAGCGCGTCGATCGCGCGCGTGAGCGCGGGCGTCACGAGGTCGGCCCCGTCGCGGAAGAGCGTGCCCTGCGCGTGGTTCCCGGCCATGGCCAGGCGCACCGCCTCGCCCCGGGCGGGCGTGCGGCCCCAGCCCTCGCCCAGGCGCGTGCGGAAGACGCGCGCCTGGCGCCGGTAGCGCGGGTGGGCGTGAATGAGCGCCCCGAGCGTGGAGACGCCGTCGCCGATGACGACGGGGAACTCCTTGCGCGTGATCGAGTAGATGAAGCCCGCGCACCCGTCGTCGGCGGGGGGCGAGCCCGGCGGGCGCCGGACCCAGAGCACGCCGCATTCTTCCGGGCCGGGGTGATACGCCTGCGCGATGGCGTCGGTGTCGAGTTCGATGAGCGCGCGCCGGGCGTCATCGCGCGAGCGCACGAGGCGCACGCCCAGGCCGCGCTGCCCGCACTCGGGCTTGATGATGAGCGGAAAGCCAAGCCGGGGCTCGTCGCGGATGGCGTCGTCGAGCGTGCGGAGGCGGGCCTCGATGTCGCCGGGCTCGAGGAGTCGGAAGGGGAGCGCGTGGGGCGAAGCGGGAAACGCGCCCAGGATGCGCGACTTGCGCTCGCCCACGAACCCGCCCGCGTTGTCCATCCCCGGGTTCACGCAGGTGAACGCCATGCAGGAGCGCTCGCGCATCGCCAGCCAGACGAGATACGGGAAGAGCGGGGCGTAGAAGAGCCAGGCGGGCCAGTACTCGTGGTGCAGCCCGGCCAGCAGCCCCGCGCCCGCCGGGCGCGCCGGGAGGCGCGCCGCGCGCGCGTGCCCCGCGTCGGGGCCGAGTTCGCCGGTCTGGGTGGGCACGCCGCTCACGCCGAGGTGGTCACCTGCACCAGGCGTCGCTGGCGGATGCGATCAGTCCCCAACTGCCCGCAGGCGCCCATGAGGTCGCGCCCCTTCGTACGGCGTCGCTTGGCGAACACGCCCAGGTCAATGAGCCAGCCGAGGAACCGGGCGACCTCGTGCTCCGGCGGTGCGGGCCAGGGCGAATTACGCCGCGGGTTGTAGGGGATGAGGTTGAGCATCGCCATGACCTTGGCGCCGGCGATGCGTCCGCCCTGAAGCAGGCCGAAGGGCTTCATGAACTCGGCGATCTCGCGGGCGTGCCTGGGCGAGTCGTTGACGCCGGGAATCAGCACGTACTCGATGCACACCTTGTTCCCGCTGGTGCGGGGCCAGTCGAGCAGGGCCTGCTGCACGTCGGCGAGGTTCCACCGCCGGTTGATCGGCATGATCGCCTCGCGGTCGGCGTCGTTAGGGGCGTTGAGGGAGAGCGCGAGGCCCAGGCGGTGCCAGCCGGGCTCGCGGATCTTCTGCGCCAGGCGGCGGATGCCGTCCACCCGCCCCACCGTCGAGACCGTGATCTGGCTCGCGGGCACGTGGGGCCCGTTGTGGTCGCGGAGCACGTCGATCGCGTCGATGACGGCGTCGAGGTTGTCCATCGGCTCGCCCATGCCCATGAACACCAGGTTCTTGGGACGCACGCCGATGACATGGGCCGCGTTCCACCACTGCGCCACGATCTCCGCCGCCGAGAGCGAGCGAACCAGCCCCATCTGGGCCGTCTCGCAGAAGCGGCATCCCATCGCGCACCCGACCTGGCTCGAGAGGCACAGGGTGTAGTTCTGCTCCTGGCGCGAGTTGATCATCGGGATGAGGACCGACTCGATGTCGAGTTCGTCGGCTTCCCCCCGCAGGGCCCCGGCGCCCGGCACGCGCGTGACGAACTTCACCACCTCTCCCTCGGGAGAGTCCTCGCGCAGCACGCGCCCCACCGGGGGCACCGTGCCGTCGAGCCACGCGGCGGCCTGCCCCTTGCGGAAGAAATCCCGGTACGCCGCCAGCGCGCCGGGACGCGCCACGCCCGCCGCCGGGCGCGCGGCGCCGATAAAACGGTCGCTCGGCAACCCCAGGCAGGAGAGGGATTT
Protein-coding regions in this window:
- a CDS encoding carboxylate--amine ligase, whose protein sequence is MSGVPTQTGELGPDAGHARAARLPARPAGAGLLAGLHHEYWPAWLFYAPLFPYLVWLAMRERSCMAFTCVNPGMDNAGGFVGERKSRILGAFPASPHALPFRLLEPGDIEARLRTLDDAIRDEPRLGFPLIIKPECGQRGLGVRLVRSRDDARRALIELDTDAIAQAYHPGPEECGVLWVRRPPGSPPADDGCAGFIYSITRKEFPVVIGDGVSTLGALIHAHPRYRRQARVFRTRLGEGWGRTPARGEAVRLAMAGNHAQGTLFRDGADLVTPALTRAIDALARSFAGGLDVGRFDLRYESDEALRRGEGFGVVELNGASSESTNLYDPARGPLWAYGVLFGLWSRMYELGAWRLRGGGCTTWSLARLVREWRAHLRDRRGSLVSD
- the rlmN gene encoding 23S rRNA (adenine(2503)-C(2))-methyltransferase RlmN translates to MTEPTPKSLSCLGLPSDRFIGAARPAAGVARPGALAAYRDFFRKGQAAAWLDGTVPPVGRVLREDSPEGEVVKFVTRVPGAGALRGEADELDIESVLIPMINSRQEQNYTLCLSSQVGCAMGCRFCETAQMGLVRSLSAAEIVAQWWNAAHVIGVRPKNLVFMGMGEPMDNLDAVIDAIDVLRDHNGPHVPASQITVSTVGRVDGIRRLAQKIREPGWHRLGLALSLNAPNDADREAIMPINRRWNLADVQQALLDWPRTSGNKVCIEYVLIPGVNDSPRHAREIAEFMKPFGLLQGGRIAGAKVMAMLNLIPYNPRRNSPWPAPPEHEVARFLGWLIDLGVFAKRRRTKGRDLMGACGQLGTDRIRQRRLVQVTTSA